A stretch of DNA from Methanosarcinales archaeon:
AATAGAATTATATTCAAACTATTTAAATATTGTCAATTAATTAGGGACACGACCTGATTTTGCAAATTTATAATTATTAGAAACAATAAGAATATCTTTTAGATTCAGAAAAGTAAGTTCTTCAAAGAAATCTTCTAAAGAGCAGTTTTCGGATAACTCACCCTCTTTAATACGCAATAATTCAGTAATAACTCCATTAGGTATTTTTGTCTTCCAATTAATTCCAAAATTTATTAAAAAAATCTCATTTGAAATAAATTTTCTAAGAATCGGTTCAAATGTATTTATGAGAATATCATAACCATAGGTTCTATTTAATCTTTTATTTTCAATCGACATTTTTCCTCAATCATATTTTAAAGTGCTTTAATAGTGTATGGATTCTGCAATTGATAATAAACATAAATTAATATTTTATAAAGATTTGTTTTTAAAAATCAAAATAATTATCCTCTAGTAAGTACTCACTGTAATTTCAAAATATGCCCCATCGAGCATAAATCCCCCCTACTATAACCATCCCCGTACTAAGTACGAGCTCTTCGTACATTTAAATAAAACGGTTTGTTGCTTTGAATCCTGTTTTATGGTTATTTATCTAAAACAGGAAATTATTTTCCTTCCTTTAATGCTGGTTGCCGAAAATAAGGTCAACTACACAATCCATGAAACCCCATCTCGAAGTCACCAATATACCTCGGACAAATATCCAAAACCTGCAGATTCCGTTATAAGAAATTCACCCCCATTCCAACATCACAAATTCGACATCTATCTCCACCATTCAAAGGAACCTGATCCCCTCAGGCAATTCCCCAACGATCTTCCTGAAAGCCTCAGGCCACTTATCAGGATCCAGCCCCTTTTGAGCATAAAAAGCACTCGCCCAGCGTTCAAGCCCTATCCCGCTGCAGCCTGACCATAGTGCCTGGTTGCTCTGGTGCTTTACATTGAAACCTTTGGGATACTTATCACCGTTCACGCTCATGTTCTGGAACTCCAGCCATTCCGCATCCTCGCCCCTGTATGGCATGGAGGCCTCGTAATCGATGGTGCCTACCCGGCTCTCGGTAGCGAGGCCGGTCAGTCCCTCCTGCGCCATGAACCAGGGTGTCACCCAGGCCATTCTCCATTCCAGGTCCAGGATATCGTTGAAAATGTGACTGTACCGCTTCTGCATGGCCTCGGAATGGGCCACCACCTGCTCGGGCGTGCCAACGAAAACCAGCTCCATGCGGTGGAACTCATCCACCCGCTCCATACCGTGGAGACCGCCGCTCTCATATCGGTGGGATGTCCCGCTGCGGTCGAACACGAACAGAGGCAGGTTGTCGTCAGGCAGGGTCTCACCCTGCAGGAAAGGCCAGAACGGCGGGCACTGGGCATAACATAAGCCTCCGATGGGTTTATCGATCTTCTCAGCCACCATATCCAGCGGCACCTCCAGCGTGACCTTGTAGTGATCTATCACCTCTTCCCAGAACTCGGGGTCCCTGGTCTTGGGCGGGCACACGTAATAGATCTCAGGATACACACCCTTGGCATGACCCGAGCGCTGCCACACGTCCCAGGTGACCAGTTTCGGAAATATCATCTCCCTGTACCCCAGCGGTTTAATGATCTCTTCCACCACGATCCTCTCGAAAGCCCTGAACACTGCCACGCTCTGGGGACCGTGTATCCACTGGCCCCTGCTGCTGCCCCGTTTGATCCAGCCCAGCTTCATCAGCTCCTGGGTAGGGTCTGTTGTGAACAAAGGCTCCTTTTTCCCGCTTTCCCACAACAGGTGCCAGTGTTCGGCCTTGCCCCCGTAATCCTGTGCCGCCACCTTATCCTCTAAAAGCGATATGATGCGATCAGGCACCCGGTTCTCGATCTCTGCCTGGCCCAGTTCCAGTGAAAGCACTATGGCTCCGTCAATATATTCCATACTCTTCACGTATGGTATCTTCATCTGCTTCAACGGTTTCCGGGCCGGGATATGCACCATGAATTCAGGTATCTCAAGACCCCTGACACCTATCCTGTGCTCCTTTCCCAGCATCCCGGCCAGGGGTTTGCGAAGCCGCAAAATTGCATCATGGGCCCGTACATGCCTGCCAGACGTGATCTCAACAAATATTCCATCACTGGTAACATCCTGTGCAGTTATTTTGGCACCCTGCCCCTCGGGTGCTCCTTTGGAAAGCACAGTTCCCTGGGCATTTGTTAACAGCTCAATTATTGCGTCCTTCGCTGGAGTGGGGTCTGCACTTGTCTTGAAAAGTCCTTGAAGTCTAAACTGGAGTTCCATTAATCGTCATTCCTTTTGTGAATATTTTTCTTATTATCAACAGTAGTAAGTACATCAGCTGCAATTCTGGCATTTAAAATATAATCGTCTACAGTAGCAATTAAACTTCCCATTTTTTCTGACTCGAAATAGGTCGTGACAGCCATCTCCCCATATTCGGTTCTCATACTATTCATGTTATCAGGCTCAAGCGCTCGCGTGATCATGCCAGCCAGTTCAGGGGCCTTCTCATCCCTTATTTCGATCTTTCCCCTGATCTTCATCCCAGCTGGCCTCCGACTATCTTATCCACTGCTCCCAAAAACTCATCAATTGCCTGAGGCGGAATACTGGCCCCTGATGCAACATTATGACCTCCGCCCTGGCCGCCCACACCGGCAGCAGCTTCACGCATGGCAACGCCAAGGTCAAGTCCTTTATCCACCAGTCGCCTGGTACCCCTGGCCGATACTTTGACAACATCTTTCACAATATTCAATGTAATAAATGGTTTATCAGGACATACATACCGTATCAATGTGCCTGCAATAATACCGGTCCCGGAAGCATCTTCCAGTGCCACGTATCTTATATGGTCCATTTCCCTGATCAATTTCTCGCCAGCCTTTACCTGCTCAAACACTGTCTTCTGGTATTTGGAAGATATCCTGGCCGCCTCTTCAATCACACTGGCATCTCTCATGCACAGTGCCAGGCCCAGGGCTGGCAGGTCCATTTTCCCGCAGCAGTTAAGCATCCATTCCAGGCTGTAGATATTTGATACCACTTCCTTGTTCAGTATCAACACATCTCCCACTATGGACTGAGTAACAGCCGGTTCAGCCCTGCCAGCAATTTTCAATGCCATGGCCGAAGCCAGTTTACTAATGTCCTTCGCCCCCATGTCCAGTATATTGCCATTCACTCCCAGCTCTTCTATAAATCGATCTGTAGCTTCCCTGTCCCCCGCTATGTCAAGATACGGCTCAAGCAGGGTCAGCAGTACCTCATCCACGGGCCCGTCCGGTATCCTGAGGCCTTTTCTAACAGATATGACTCCCGCGTTCTGGCCCTCCAGCAGGATTTCCAGATTTGGCCCTTCCATTCTCTGTTTATCTCCCACTGCCCCTGTTAATGCCAGACCCGCCAGATCAACATTATCACCCATGGCCCGGGCCACGAAATAAGCAGTCCCGGAAGCAGATAGTAACGTAGCTCCATCAATACCCACCACCTGAGGATTGACATGGACCCAACCTGAATGGTCACCAATGACCTGATGGTGGTCGATTATGAATACATCATCCTTTATCCGGTTAACCAGATCAGGCTGGCCGCTGCCCATATCACAGAACACAACAGCACTGCCTTCTCCATAATTGTCGATGCTATCGACCACATCCTGATTAAAGCTACTTACTATCGAGGTCCTGAAAATAATATTGGATCTCAGCAGTGCATTAGAAATAATCCCGCCGGCAGTAATGCCATCCGCGTCATTATGGGATATGACCCTGACAAAACTATAATTTTCAAGTGCTTTTGCAGCTTTTTCTGCCAGAGAGACCAATCTAGCTGTCATCCCAGGAATAATGGTAAAAATAGATGAAATAGTTGATGGATATCCCACCAACTATATGGTTGTACTACTGGTGAATATTACTCAGTAATAAATCTCTCAGCAGTATCTGGATTGTATTTCCAGTCTTTTGGTAATAAACCTGTGCAGCGATAGTATTTTGCAAGTCTTCGCACTTTTGCTTCAGTGAGATTCAAAGCCCTTTTATTGTGGTTATCTTTATGATTTGATGCAATATGGACCCTAAGTCTCAATGCTTTGGTAATAAGATTGGTAAAATCCTCTGGCAACTTTGGTGCTGCATCATATCCTTCAAGTATCTTACTGACCTTCTTACCTGTAGATAATGTGATATCAGGGACCCCGTACATGTCCCTCATGATAATACCTATTTTGCTGGTAGAATTCCCCTCGTTGGCAAGCTCTACCACTTTTTTTTCTATTTCATCAGATGAAAAGGTGACCCATTGCGGGGCTTCTGTTCTCAAAGGTTTTGTGGACCTTGAGGAGCCCTTTCTTCTGGTATGCATTTTAGCCAAATATTGTTCCTCCAATTATGATAATATTGAAATTTTAATGTTTGATTTTTTGTGGCGAAGCAAAGTGTACTTATAATCACACTATATAATATATATGTTGCGCAGATTCAACCCACTATGAATTCGTATTATTTTTATAGTGATATTGTAGTCTAATATACATGGTCAATAATCTGGAAAACATATTAAGCGGAGGATTTCATACCTGGTCCCGCAATATCAATATTGCTGTCCCATTGATCATCAATGAACTGATCCAATTACTCATCCTGATATTGTCACTAGCGATAGGCATGTTAATGTTATTAGGGGTCAATTCGGCTGAGGAGATCGCTCTTATGAATGAAGATGAGATCGCCTCATTATTAATATCCTCATCCCAGGATAAACTTCCTGCCCTGATAATTTTTGTTATATTGATTTTTGGAATTTTGTTACTATTTGACTCATACTTCATAGCAGGAGCGATTGGCATGGGACAAAATGCCACATCATCAGGAGATACAGGCATACATGACATGCTATCTTCTGGCGGCATGAATTTTATTAATGTATTTCTGGCCAACGTATTATTAATTTTAATAAAATTCGTAGGAGTAATTTGTGTAGTACCTGGCGCCATCATTGTCAGGAACAATATGGAATTGATAGCGGCCAATCAGCTTACTGCAGGTATATTGCTGCTGCTGGCAGGTTTTGGAATCTGGATGATATATTTGTTGATATTGGATATAATATTCAAACCTGTATTGTACATTATTGTTGTAGAAAACATTGATGCAGTGGATGGGATAGTCCAAGGATTAAGGTTCTTTATGGAAAATAAGCTAAGTATATTTTTTATCTGGCTATTTATTTTTTTGATCACGCTAATCATAAACATAATATTCTACTTTATCAGCTACATCATATCTTTCGCAGAAATTGAAGAATTGGATTTTGCCTGGTCATTCGGAAGCCAGTTATTGATCATCCTCACTTTGCAACCATTAATAATTATCTGGTGGACCAGGTTGTATATGGTCAGAACAGAAAAATTTATCTATAGTAATGATTTACTGACGCCCTCCTGGGATGCATAATATTTATAGCATCCATGCATTACGAACCCGTTATAACCAAGTAAGGGATAGATTATGGACAAGTATGACAGTGTGATGGAACTTGCAAAGAGACGGGGTTTCCTCTGGAATTCATTTGAGATATATGGCGGATCAGCCGGGTTTTATGATTACGGGCCGTTAGGAGCCATGTTAAAGCGCAGAATAGAAAATATCTGGCGGGATATTTTTGTTGTAAATGAGGGATATTATGAGATCGAAGCACCTACCATTGGCATTGAGGATGTGTTTGTGGCTTCAGGTCATGTGGGTGGATTCTCTGACCCTTTGTCAGAATGCCAGAAATGCCATGAAGCATTCAGGGCAGATCATCTTGTCCAGGATGTCGTAGATAATCCTGACACTTTATCATCAGCCGAAATCAGTGAAATAATAACAAAGAATCTTATCAAATGCCCGGACTGTGGTGGGGAATTGGGAGATGCATATGAGTTCAACCTGATGTTTAGCACAAATATCGGTCCCGGCTCAAAACGTACGGGTTACCTGCGGCCCGAGACTGCACAGGGTATGTTCGTTGATTTTCCCAGACTCCTTCGTTTCTACAGGGAAAAATTGCCTTTCGGAGTCTCACAGATCGGAAAGGCTTACCGCAATGAGATATCACCACGGCAGGGTGTAATTCGTCTGCGGGAATTCACCCAGGCAGAAGCCGAGATATTCGTAGACCCAAAAAATAAGAATCATCCAAAATTTGAGAGTATTTCAGGAAAAAAACTGACATTATATTCAGATCCTGCTCAATCCAATGGCAGTGACCAGGTAGAAATGAGCATGGAGAATGCTGTGCAGCAAGGTACTATCGCTCACCAGTTTCTGGCTTATTCCATGATACTGACCCAGGAATTCCTGTTGCGTGTGGGCATATCGCATGATCGTCTGCGGTTCAGGCAACACATGAAGGACGAGATGGCCCATTATGCTATTGATTGCTGGGACGCCGAGATATTATCTGACAGGTTCGGTTGGGTTGAAATTGTGGGGATAGCAGATCGTACAGATTATGACCTCAAAGCCCACAGCACGGTCAGTAAGACTGATCTATCAGTCTACGTGGAATATGATGAACCAAAAAGTACAGACAAGCTTTTAATTAAACCTGATATGGGTAAGATAGGACCGGCATATAAAGGCAAGGCAAAAGCAGTTGTGGAAGCATTACAGTCACTGGATGCAAATGATCAACAAGATGGGGAGATCAGGATCACTGTTGATGGGGAACAGATCACCATACCTCCCGATATGTTCCAGATCCAGAAAGTTACCGAAACTGTGAGGGGCGAGAATATCGTGCCCCACGTTATAGAACCGTCTTTCGGGATCGACAGGATCACATATGGAGTGCTTGAACATGCTTACAGGGAAGAGGATGTTGAAGGCGAGGACGAGTCAAGGATCGTACTGGGCTTAAAAGGTGAAGTAGCTCCTGTCCAGGTTGCCATATTGCCCTTATTGACCAGGCAGGAACTCATAGGACCTGCCAGAGAGATCGAATCCTCATTAAAAAAGAAGGGCATAATGGTGGGCTATGACGATTCAGGCACTATCGGCAGGCGGTACCGCAGAAATGACGAGATCGGTACACCCTATTCAATTACCGTTGATTATGATACACTTGAGGACGGAACGGTAACCATCAGGGATATTGAAACAATGAAACAGGTGCGATCCCCGGTGATAAATATAGCTGACACCATATTTGATCTGATTTATGGGAATCTTCAATTCCAGGATGCTGGTACACAGGTCACCTAATAATTTTACGTTATGGTCAGTATAATCTTAAAAGAGATCCTCAGAAAATCCATTCACCTATTAGGAATACTTATTCCTGGAATTTATTATTTCATTGACCGCAGCACTGCCATTCTCTGGTTAAGCCTCATTGTAGGTGTGCTGTTCATTGCAGAATGGATGAGATTACGCGAAATTATCAGCTTTCCCAGCATCATTCTGCGTTCCCATGAAGTGCATAAAGTTGCAGGACATCTCTATTTGATGGCATCAGCCTTGATCGTCATTGCCCTGTTTTCCAAGACTATTGCCATTGCTGCAATTACCATGGCTGTTATTGGTGATACATCTTCAGGTATTGTGGGTGCACTGTGGGGAAAAAAAGCCCATGTCAGGCACACCAGGTTACCTCTCAAACCCGCCCCCATATTGCTTGTTATGTTTTTAACTAGCTTTATCTCAGGATACCTGGCAACTCTTGCTCCACGATTAGACACACTGCCTGTATTTTCATTAGCACTGGGAGCCCTGGGTGCTATGCTTGCAGATGGGATCCCATGGCAGATTCGCGGCCGGATACTGGACGACAATCTGACAATACCCATAATATCGGCATTGATAATTTTCCTTTCACCTGGTTTTTAAATATTTAGCAGCTCCATAGTATTTGCCACGCCGAGAGCCACACCTTCCACCTCTATTCCGCCCTTGCCTTTTGCACCATCACCTACAATATAGAGTCCCTTTAAAGGAGTAGAGTTGCCAAGGTCAGAACCAGATTCTGCCCTGTTTACAGGCCAGTCATCCCGATAGGTCTGCACCATAAGAACCTCATAATCCTCACCAGGGAACAAATTCTTAATATCCTGGAGTCCCAGGTGTATCTCGGACTGTATGTCATCGGATTTTACAGTCTGGTGGGTCATTACCAGGTGTTTACCAGGAGGTGCCAGGGATGGATCGATATTGGTAACCTCGTTCATACCGTTAATTCGATTCGCATAGGGGGTTAATAACACACCGCTGTGGCCGATTAGAGGCTTATCTGCCCCAATTGATATCTTGATACCGGCAGATGGTTTCAACTTTTGTAAAACTTCTATATATTCCCTGAATTCATCAGTCTGGGGGTGGTCGTAGAGCTCAGTTGTACTTTTGTGACCGATATTACTTATGATCAGATCACCCATTACGGTTTTACCTTTGATCTCTACACCCACGGCCCTGCCGTCAACTGTGAGGATCCTGTCCACCTCACAATTGGTATGAATACGTCCACTGCCAGATAGTATTACACTTTCAAGGGCATCAATTACCGCGCCGCATCCTCCCATCGGCACCCCTGGACCGCCCCAACTGTACATATTCTTGATGATAGCCAGCATCTCCTCAGCCGATACATCTTCACATGACATGCTCAGTGACCAGCCGCAGAATGAATCGGCCATCTTGACCAACCACTCGTCGTTTATGAATGGGTAAAACCATTGCTTGAAATTCTTATTTTTTGGTTTATCGAATTTGGATTTAAAAGTAAGAAAGGTCAGTTTCAGTTTATTCAACCAGGAGAGCGGGTCTGCAAAATCATGGAATTGAATGTCTTTAAATCCACCATTTTCAGGAATCCTGAGAAACGCCATGGGAGATGAAGTGACGATATGCACCTCAGCACCCACTTCTTTTAGCATGGATGCTAAAGGACCGTTGGGGCCGTGTGGGATCATATGCAGGGCTCCTGATGTGAGTTGGAATCCTTTATGTTCCAGGTTTATGAACCGTCCCCCTATCATGGGAAGACGTTCATAAACTTCCACTGTATGACCGGCCTTCACCAAGCGAGCTGCACAAAGCAGTCCTCCAAGACCACCTCCAATTATCAATACTTTTATTGATCATCCCTCCTGATAGCTTTCACAGGGCAGTAGGGGATACATAGATGGCACCGGGTACATGTATCGCCTATCATGGCCTGTCCGCAAACAGAAATGGCATGACTTGGACAAAAAGTGACACACTGACCGCAACCTACACAATTATCTATGATCTTCATGTTATTCAAAACCGGTGTGGAAATAGTTTTTCTACTATATATATAATCTAACTATTTCTCCAAAAACATAATACAGGGATTTCCACATAAATAAATATCTCCCAAATATTCACAAAATTCTACAGAAAATCGAATATTATTGACCTCCATAGGAAACATTTATTAGTGACAAAATATGTGTTACGTATTGGTGATTTCTATAAGCATACTTGAGTTTCAAAGATGAGGTAAAAAACAAGGAACAGTATAGTTCAATCATATTTTATTTAGATAATGAACAAAAAGCAATAGCAGAAAATGTGATCAATATTTTGAAAGAGAAAGGATACAATGTTGTGACAAAATTAAAAGAAGCGGCTACCTTCTGGAAAGCTGAGGATTATCATCAAGATTACTACACTAAAAAAAGAGGGACACCATACTGTCATGTTTATACAAAACGCTTTGATTGATCATTTTTCTCATCATCTGATCAGTGCTCTCCTCAAAGAAGTAATGTCAGAAAATAAAAAAAGAAGGCGAAATATTATATATTAAGCTTATCATAATTATAACTGACAATTTTTGAATTAAAAGTAATAATGGGGAGTTATAATGAGTAACAAGAATCAGAAATATAAATTAACTACTGCTTTTGGGATACCTGTAGCTGACGATCAAAATAGCCTTAGTGCCGGAGAACGAGGTCCGGTTCTGATGCAGGATACTCACCTGCTGGAGAAATTAGCTCACTTTGATCGTGAACGTATCCCTGAACGTGTAGTGCATGCAAAGGGAGCCGGTGCAGGAGGATACTTTGAGGTTACTGCAGATGTCACCAAATACACAAAGGCAAAGTTTCTTTCCGAAATTGGCAAGAGATGCGAGGTATTTGCCCGGTTTTCAACTGTTGGAGGAGAGAAGGGATCAGCAGATGCCGAGCGTGATCCACGGGGATTTGCTTTAAAGTTTTATACAGAGGAAGGCAACTATGATTTAGTCGGGAATAATACACCGGTTTTTTTCATACGTGACCCGTTAAAATTTCCAGATTTCATACACACACAAAAGCGTAACCCTGCCATGAACTGTAAGGATCCGAATATGTTCTGGGATTTCCTTTCACTGACGCCTGAATCAATTCACCAGGTAACCATTCTCTATTCCGATCGTGGCATTCCAGCCTCATTTAGAAACATGAATGGCTATAGCAGTCACACATTTAAGTGGTATAATGAGATGGGTGAATATTTCTGGGTGCAATATCATTTTAAGACTGATCAGGGAATTAAGAATCTTACTCGTCAGGAAGCAGAGATTATTCGCGGAAAGGACCCGGACCACGCTACAAGGGATCTCTATGAGGCTATTGAACGGGGAGATTACCCATCATGGACTCTCCAGATGCAGATAATGACCCCTGAGCAGGCAAAGGATTATCGTTTTGATATCTTTGATATCACTAAAGTCTGGCCCCATGCTGACTTTCCACCGATCGAAGTTGGAAAGCTGGTTTTGAACCGTAATCCTGAAAATTACTTTGCAGAAGTTGAACAGGCTGCATTCGGCCCGGGGAATCTTGTGCCAGGTATTGCCACTTCTCCGGATAAGATGCTCCAGGGTCGTCTTTTCTCGTATCATGATACCCATATCCACAGACTGGGTCCCAACTATCACCTGCTGCCAGTAAATGCACCAAAAAATGCACCTGAGAACAGCTATCAGCGCGATGGATTTATGCGTACCGATCCAAATGGGGACGGTGGTCCGAATTACTGGCCAAACAGTTTTAATGGTCCTGAGCCAGACATTTCTGCAAAAGAACCTCAGATAGAAATCTCAGGAAAAGCAGATCGTTTCCAATATACGCATCCAAACGATGATTTTGTTCAACCTGGCAATCTATATCGTGATGTAATGAGCGATCAGGATCGTGAGAATCTGGCAGGCAATATTATTGGTCATCTTGGAGGAGCGCAAAAGCGTATCCAACTCCGTCAGACGGCTCTGTTCTTCAAGGCAGATCCGGATTATGGTCGTCGGGTGGCTAAGGGACTTAAACTGGATATAAAAGAAGTTGAGAATTTGGCTTATATGTCACACGATGAACGAGCAAAAGCAACATTATAAGTAGATACTTCCTACAAAAATCTAGATATAAAAATATGGGGGCATAAACCGGATGCCCACTTCAGAGTAAATTGTCTACAGGGAGAAATGAGGTTAATTAATGGCAATAATCAACGATTCCACTAAAGAAACTGTAAAGAAAAAGCTGGAAGAAGGACTGGAGGGGAAGATCACACTGGTAATGTTCACCCAGGAGATCGAATGCCAGTTCTGTAGTGAATCCCGGGAACTCGTGAATGAGGTAGCTCAATTATCACCCAAGATCGAAGCTAAAATCTATGATTTCATGAAAGATGAAAAAGAGGCTAAGAAATATGGTGTGAAAAAAATCCCTGCAATTGTAATGCTTGGTGATAAGGATTATGGGATCAGGCACTATGGTACTCCATCAGGTTATGAATTTCCCACATTTGTTGAAGATATGATCAATGTATCAAAAGGCAGGACCGACCTATCTGAGGAAGTAAAAAAAGAATTAGCAGACATAAAGAAGAAAGTGCACATCCAGGTACTTGTGACTCCCACTTGTCCGTATTGTTCAAAAGCTGTTCTGACTGCCCATAAAATTGCAATTGAGAACGACAATATTACGGCTGATATGGTGGAGATCGTGGAATTCCCTGATATTGCTCAAAGATACGGTGCCATGAGTGTACCCAAGATCGTGATCAATGAATTAGCTGATTTCACAGGCGCCCAGCCTCCAGAGAAATTTCTGGAAGAGATACACAAGGCTTTGGCAGCAGCTGATAATCCCATGTACATGTAATCGTACAACATCATTAAAATGCCACATTCTTTTATTCGGTTATCCACTTAGTGATCTGGCTGACATCAGGTATTTTGCCTGCTATTTTCACCTCTCCATCGATCACAACACCCGGGGTCATCATCACTCCATATTCCAGTATCCGATTAATATCTTCTACCTTCTCTATCTGGATATCCAGACCCAGTTCATCCACTGCCTTTTGAACATTTTTTGTGGTTTGTTTGCATTTTGCGCAGCCAGTACCTAATATTTCAATTTTCAAATCCTAACGCCTCTTGCCTATCCAATTACAAATATCATCATATTCAGGAACACTCCCCTCACACATCACCCTGCCGTCAACTACCACAGCAGGAGTAAGGGCCACCTCGTATGTCATTATGGTTTCCACATCTGTTATTGGTATGACCCTGAATTCAGTTCCCACCACAGCCCTCACCACCAGGTTTAATGTATCATTAAACTGCTTACCGCCAATGCCCAATACCCCCACTTTATGTTTTAATCCCTTTCCACAATCAAAACATATTATTTCACGGCCTTCCCGGTTAGTGGTAAATATCTTGAAACACACCGGACATTTCGCCTCATGCAAATTGCTTTTTTTCTTCTTTAAAGCATGATCCACCAGTGCAGCATTAAAGCAGCTGCATCCACCCTTATCATCCATTACTCACACCTCTATCTGAATTGCCTTTTCAGGACATGTGACTTTGCATAACATACAGATCTTACACTCCCCAGGACTGGTAACCACACATTTATTGTCCCGTATCTCCAGACTTCGGCTCTTGCATATTTTCATGCATTCTCCGCATCCAGTACATTTGTTCTCATCTATTATGATATTGATTATGTTATCCCGCCCGTTTTTAGATATAATTAGTCTTAATCTGAATTAAATAAACTGCTGGTTCTCAGACATATACTGACTAGTATCAGCATCACCGGGACCTCGATCAAAACCCCAACCACCGTGGCAAGGGCGGCACCTGAATTGAGACCGAACAGCATAATGGCCACCGCAATGGCCACCTCGAAATGATTGCTGGCGCCGATAAGTGAGGTAGGCGCCGCGTCTTCATACGTCAGCCCGAAATATTTGGATAGACCATAAGCAAGAGCGAATATGAAAAAGACCTGGATTAATAGGGGCACTGCTATCATTCCGATTATCAGGGGTTGTGCTATTATCACGTCACCCTGAAGACTGAATAGCGTTATCAATGTGATCAGGAGTGCAGTGATGGCAATGTTGTGCATGACAGGGGAAAATCTCATTTCAAACCATTGGGCACCTTTTGTTCTTAACAGGTGAGTACGAGAGAAGTAGCCGGACACTAATGGAATTCCCACATACAATCCCACAGATAATGCCAGAGTCTTCCAGGGAACCACTATATCACCGATCCCCAGAAGCCATCGTGCCAGCGGTGCATACAGGATCAACATTGTCAGGCTGTTGATGGCCACCATGACAAGTGTGTGACCTTGGTTTCCCTTTGCCAGATACCCCCATACCAGGACCATGGCAGTACACGGTGCAATTCCCAGAAGTACCATCCCTGCAATATATTGCGACGGCAGATCCAATTCACCCATCAACGTGGTGGTGGTCGTGTCTGGCAAGAACGGGATGAAAACAACCTTCATAAAGAACCAGGCAAAGAAAAGCATGGTGAAGGGTTTGATCCCCCAATTTACCACCAGCGTGATCAGTACCGGTTTTGGCGTTTTGCCGGCTTTGACCACCTGTTTGAAATCAATCTGCACCAT
This window harbors:
- a CDS encoding DHH family phosphoesterase; its protein translation is MTARLVSLAEKAAKALENYSFVRVISHNDADGITAGGIISNALLRSNIIFRTSIVSSFNQDVVDSIDNYGEGSAVVFCDMGSGQPDLVNRIKDDVFIIDHHQVIGDHSGWVHVNPQVVGIDGATLLSASGTAYFVARAMGDNVDLAGLALTGAVGDKQRMEGPNLEILLEGQNAGVISVRKGLRIPDGPVDEVLLTLLEPYLDIAGDREATDRFIEELGVNGNILDMGAKDISKLASAMALKIAGRAEPAVTQSIVGDVLILNKEVVSNIYSLEWMLNCCGKMDLPALGLALCMRDASVIEEAARISSKYQKTVFEQVKAGEKLIREMDHIRYVALEDASGTGIIAGTLIRYVCPDKPFITLNIVKDVVKVSARGTRRLVDKGLDLGVAMREAAAGVGGQGGGHNVASGASIPPQAIDEFLGAVDKIVGGQLG
- the glyS gene encoding glycine--tRNA ligase; protein product: MDKYDSVMELAKRRGFLWNSFEIYGGSAGFYDYGPLGAMLKRRIENIWRDIFVVNEGYYEIEAPTIGIEDVFVASGHVGGFSDPLSECQKCHEAFRADHLVQDVVDNPDTLSSAEISEIITKNLIKCPDCGGELGDAYEFNLMFSTNIGPGSKRTGYLRPETAQGMFVDFPRLLRFYREKLPFGVSQIGKAYRNEISPRQGVIRLREFTQAEAEIFVDPKNKNHPKFESISGKKLTLYSDPAQSNGSDQVEMSMENAVQQGTIAHQFLAYSMILTQEFLLRVGISHDRLRFRQHMKDEMAHYAIDCWDAEILSDRFGWVEIVGIADRTDYDLKAHSTVSKTDLSVYVEYDEPKSTDKLLIKPDMGKIGPAYKGKAKAVVEALQSLDANDQQDGEIRITVDGEQITIPPDMFQIQKVTETVRGENIVPHVIEPSFGIDRITYGVLEHAYREEDVEGEDESRIVLGLKGEVAPVQVAILPLLTRQELIGPAREIESSLKKKGIMVGYDDSGTIGRRYRRNDEIGTPYSITVDYDTLEDGTVTIRDIETMKQVRSPVINIADTIFDLIYGNLQFQDAGTQVT
- a CDS encoding serine--tRNA ligase, encoding MELQFRLQGLFKTSADPTPAKDAIIELLTNAQGTVLSKGAPEGQGAKITAQDVTSDGIFVEITSGRHVRAHDAILRLRKPLAGMLGKEHRIGVRGLEIPEFMVHIPARKPLKQMKIPYVKSMEYIDGAIVLSLELGQAEIENRVPDRIISLLEDKVAAQDYGGKAEHWHLLWESGKKEPLFTTDPTQELMKLGWIKRGSSRGQWIHGPQSVAVFRAFERIVVEEIIKPLGYREMIFPKLVTWDVWQRSGHAKGVYPEIYYVCPPKTRDPEFWEEVIDHYKVTLEVPLDMVAEKIDKPIGGLCYAQCPPFWPFLQGETLPDDNLPLFVFDRSGTSHRYESGGLHGMERVDEFHRMELVFVGTPEQVVAHSEAMQKRYSHIFNDILDLEWRMAWVTPWFMAQEGLTGLATESRVGTIDYEASMPYRGEDAEWLEFQNMSVNGDKYPKGFNVKHQSNQALWSGCSGIGLERWASAFYAQKGLDPDKWPEAFRKIVGELPEGIRFL
- a CDS encoding 30S ribosomal protein S15: MAKMHTRRKGSSRSTKPLRTEAPQWVTFSSDEIEKKVVELANEGNSTSKIGIIMRDMYGVPDITLSTGKKVSKILEGYDAAPKLPEDFTNLITKALRLRVHIASNHKDNHNKRALNLTEAKVRRLAKYYRCTGLLPKDWKYNPDTAERFITE